A DNA window from Mya arenaria isolate MELC-2E11 chromosome 17, ASM2691426v1 contains the following coding sequences:
- the LOC128223601 gene encoding salivary glue protein Sgs-4-like has product MEHHHARVEHHHARVELNKSGTPPCKSGTPPCKSGVEQEWNTTMQEVELNKSGTPPCSSGTPPCKSVTPPCKSGTPPCKSGTPPCKSGTPPCKSEKPPGQSGKPPWKSGTLPCTSGTPPCTSGTPPWKSGTPPCKSGVEQEWNTTMHEWNITIHEKSGTPPCKSGTPPYMRRVEHHHARVEHHHARVKHHQARVEHHHGRVKHHHT; this is encoded by the exons ATGGAACACCACCATGCAAGAGTGGAACACCACCATGCAAGAGTGGAGTTGAACAAGAGTGGAACACCACCATGCAAGAGTGGAACACCACCATGCAAGAGTGGAGTTGAACAAGAGTGGAACACCACCATGCAAGA AGTTGAGTTGAACAAGAGTGGAACACCACCATGCTCGAGTGGAACACCACCATGCAAGAGTGTAACACCACCATGCAAGAGTGGAACACCACCATGCAAGAGTGGAACACCACCATGCAAGAGTGGAACACCACCATGCAAGAGTGAAAAACCACCAGGCCAGAGTGGAAAACCACCATGGAAGAGTGGAACATTACCATGCACGAGTGGAACACCACCATGCACGAGTGGAACACCACCATGGAAGAGTGGAACACCACCATGCAAGAGTGGAGTTGAACAAGAGTGGAACACCACCATGCACGAGTGGAACATCACCATACATGAGAAGAGTGGAACACCACCATGCAAGAGTGGAACACCACCATACATGAGAAGAGTGGAACACCACCATGCACGAGTGGAACACCACCATGCAAGAGTGAAACATCACCAGGCAAGAGTGGAACACCACCATGGAAGAGTGAAACACCACCATACGTGA
- the LOC128224837 gene encoding patched domain-containing protein 3-like isoform X1 has protein sequence MDNPGFTDINKSQSNGSANGHATPEKTPARPSCLSRLRNMIIHGLEMIFFRVGMTIATHPVQTIILSIIPPLLLSIGIMKFKFNEDFAELLLPPSSRIFDDRAWVREHVPFEQRPIRLILKNENVLSKESILALYDFHTKIEGLQVHGNYTFETMCVRILGQCFVDSLLALWFNHLEPLEKLTDEKIIYEINTVEKNPTYFMDFNATRMLGLIERNSSGHIMKAGVMHADWFIQSSTELRPIAKELEYAAIDLALGGHPAFSLISVFTMDSYAEEFFGGVYGDIILIVYGFPVVLVYIIMALGKPNLTEHGVFLTLAAIVGVILSAGACFGIGLACGFLFGAPHQALIFLLLAVGVDDAFVIITTWTRINKAHMRRPIEERVAITMQHAGVSVTVTSFSDLVAFACGISTQMPVLKSFCIYCSFGILFLFLMQSTLFPACLTLNQRRIEARRDALVPCIQYSPDYEPIACSQKNSVKAGIKKFFAPLLLSKVGMACVLLATLGVAALMGFSVSSLKKGYELEKSLPADSYTRAFLESQRLFFSAEGPGIQTFCGPMDYHQKLPILDRMCNTYVNSSYVMYGLVGNWIPVYKMYVGLFHPFKPKNEDGIPEDEDEFYITVKKFFESPLGIPFSKYIEFTDDTVPRISWSYFPMQQIVSTDVWENEHIMEVVRGIADDTTKELGGGKCFCYSVFHIFTEVIRYVDTEIMRNFLLAGVAIFLVTLLLIVDIVTSLFVLVCVCLTTLDIMGTLELWGFYLDVNMVVLLIISIGLAVDFSAHIGYTFMTLTGTRKERATHTIEQIGPAILHGAVTTFLVFFVLIFGRSLNQFFAVFILVVVYGLWHGLCFLPVVLSLLGPEPYYNAGPVGTLTSAFPPTLDQDMPKKSDNDSVWIDEPTIIPPTEDVESKDSQVTTKSSFGLDSSNIRYGAMDGGSEEAPAVNNDVTSVAKEVQNTDL, from the exons ATGGACAATCCTGGATTTACCG ACATCAACAAATCCCAGAGTAATGGGTCTGCAAATGGTCACGCGACACCCGAGAAGACACCCGCGCGACCCAGCTGCCTGTCACGTCTCAGAAACATGATAATTCATGGGCTTGAAATGATTTTCTTCAG AGTGGGGATGACCATTGCAACTCATCCTGTCCAGACAATCATACTCAGCATTATCCCGCCTCTACTGCTGTCCATCGGTATCATGAAGTTCAAGTTTAACGAGGACTTCGCGGAACTCCTACTTCCACCATCCTCTCGGATCTTCGATGACCGCGCGTGGGTTCGCGAGCACGTGCCATTTGAGCAGCGGCCCATCCGGCTCATCCTTAAGAACGAGAACGTCCTTAGCAAGGAAAGCATTCTAGCG TTATACGACTTCCACACCAAGATAGAAGGGCTGCAGGTTCATGGAAACTATACGTTTGAGACCATGTGTGTAAG AATCCTGGGCCAATGTTTCGTTGACAGTTTGCTGGCCCTCTGGTTTAACCACCTGGAGCCGTTAGAGAAACTCACGGACGAAAAGATCATATATGAGATCAACACCGTCGAGaaaaa CCCTACATATTTCATGGACTTCAACGCGACCCGGATGTTGGGTTTGATCGAGCGGAACTCTTCGGGACACATCATGAAGGCGGGAGTCATGCACGCTGATTGGTTCATTCAATCAAGCACTGAG TTACGGCCGATCGCCAAAGAGCTGGAATATGCGGCCATTGACCTCGCACTGGGTGGCCACCCGGCCTTCAGTCTTATCAGTGTGTTTACGATGGACTC GTACGCGGAGGAGTTTTTTGGGGGCGTGTACGGCGACATCATTCTGATTGTGTACGGGTTCCCGGTAGTGCTGGTTTACATCATCATGGCGCTGGGCAAACCGAACCTCACTGAACACGGT GTTTTCCTGACTCTAGCGGCAATTGTGGGTGTGATCCTCTCGGCTGGGGCGTGCTTCGGGATCGGGTTGGCATGCGGCTTCCTGTTCGGGGCGCCACACCAGGCTCTCATCTTCCTGCTGCTTG CGGTTGGAGTGGACGATGCGTTTGTGATCATCACCACGTGGACGCGCATCAACAAGGCGCATATGAGGCGGCCTATCGAGGAGCGGGTCGCCATAACTATGCAGCACGCGGGTGTCTCTGTCACTGTCACGTCATTCTCAGACCTCGTAGCGTTCGCTTGCGGGATTTCTACG CAAATGCCCGTGCTCAAATCCTTCTGTATCTACTGCTCGTTCGGGATATTGTTCCTGTTCCTGATGCAGTCAACACTCTTCCCGGCATGCCTCACACTCAATCAACGCCGTATTGAGGCGCGGCGGGACGCGCTGGTTCCCTGTATACAATACTCTCCGGACTACGAGCCTATTGCTTGTAGCCAGAAAAACAGTGTCAAAGCCGGGATCAAGAAGTTTTTTGCGCCCTTGCTATTATCAAAAGTTGGAATG GCGTGCGTTTTATTGGCGACCCTTGGTGTTGCTGCGTTGATGGGGTTCAGTGTCAGCAGTCTCAAGAAAGGGTACGAGCTGGAGAAGAGTCTTCCGGCGGACTCCTATACCCGGGCTTTCCTCGAGTCACAACGCCTGTTCTTTTCTGCGGAGGGACCAGGCATCCAGACGTTCTGTG GTCCTATGGACTACCACCAGAAGCTGCCTATCCTAGACAGGATGTGCAATACCTACGTGAACAGCTCTTATGTCATGTACGGGCTCGTGGGTAACTGGATTCCGGTGTACAAGATGTATGTGGGGCTCTTTCACCCCTTTAAGCCCAAAAATGAAG ACGGTATACCAGAAGACGAAGACGAGTTCTATATCACGGTGAAAAAATTCTTTGAAAGCCCGCTTGGCATACCTTTCTCCAAATACATCGAGTTTACTGACGACACAGTGCCAAGGATTAGC TGGTCGTATTTCCCGATGCAGCAAATTGTCTCGACAGACGTGTGGGAGAATGAACACATCATGGAAGTGGTCCGCGGAATAGCAGACGACACGACCAAGGAGCTTGGAGGCGGGAAATGTTTCTGCTACTCCGTGTTTCATATATTCACCGAGGTTATCCGG TACGTGGACACGGAGATTATGAGGAACTTTCTCCTTGCGGGCGTGGCCATCTTTCTGGTCACACTgttgctgattgttgacattgtAACCAGCCTATTCGTACTCGTATGCGTCTGTCTCACTACG CTTGATATCATGGGAACCCTGGAACTGTGGGGCTTCTATCTGGATGTCAACATGGTGGTACTATTGATCATATCTATAGGACTGGCGGTGGATTTCTCTGCACACATCGGCTACACATTCATGACGCTCACAGGAACGCGAAAAG AACGTGCAACCCATACAATAGAGCAAATCGGTCCGGCCATCTTGCACGGAGCAGTCACTACTTTTCTTGTGTTTTTCGTTCTAATCTTTGGCAGGTCGCTCAACCAGTTCTTCGCG GTGTTCATTCTGGTGGTAGTGTATGGTTTATGGCACGGGCTGTGTTTCCTCCCGGTGGTGCTCTCTTTGCTTGGACCCGAGCCCTACTATAACGCCGGACCAGTAGGGACGTTGACTTCCGCCTTCCCGCCAACTTTAGATCAG
- the LOC128224837 gene encoding patched domain-containing protein 3-like isoform X2, with amino-acid sequence MDNPGFTDINKSQSNGSANGHATPEKTPARPSCLSRLRNMIIHGLEMIFFRVGMTIATHPVQTIILSIIPPLLLSIGIMKFKFNEDFAELLLPPSSRIFDDRAWVREHVPFEQRPIRLILKNENVLSKESILALYDFHTKIEGLQVHGNYTFETMCVRILGQCFVDSLLALWFNHLEPLEKLTDEKIIYEINTVEKNPTYFMDFNATRMLGLIERNSSGHIMKAGVMHADWFIQSSTELRPIAKELEYAAIDLALGGHPAFSLISVFTMDSYAEEFFGGVYGDIILIVYGFPVVLVYIIMALGKPNLTEHGVFLTLAAIVGVILSAGACFGIGLACGFLFGAPHQALIFLLLAVGVDDAFVIITTWTRINKAHMRRPIEERVAITMQHAGVSVTVTSFSDLVAFACGISTQMPVLKSFCIYCSFGILFLFLMQSTLFPACLTLNQRRIEARRDALVPCIQYSPDYEPIACSQKNSVKAGIKKFFAPLLLSKVGMACVLLATLGVAALMGFSVSSLKKGYELEKSLPADSYTRAFLESQRLFFSAEGPGIQTFCGPMDYHQKLPILDRMCNTYVNSSYVMYGLVGNWIPVYKMYVGLFHPFKPKNEDGIPEDEDEFYITVKKFFESPLGIPFSKYIEFTDDTVPRISWSYFPMQQIVSTDVWENEHIMEVVRGIADDTTKELGGGKCFCYSVFHIFTEVIRYVDTEIMRNFLLAGVAIFLVTLLLIVDIVTSLFVLVCVCLTTLDIMGTLELWGFYLDVNMVVLLIISIGLAVDFSAHIGYTFMTLTGTRKERATHTIEQIGPAILHGAVTTFLVFFVLIFGRSLNQFFAVFILVVVYGLWHGLCFLPVVLSLLGPEPYYNAGPVGTLTSAFPPTLDQIIPPTEDVESKDSQVTTKSSFGLDSSNIRYGAMDGGSEEAPAVNNDVTSVAKEVQNTDL; translated from the exons ATGGACAATCCTGGATTTACCG ACATCAACAAATCCCAGAGTAATGGGTCTGCAAATGGTCACGCGACACCCGAGAAGACACCCGCGCGACCCAGCTGCCTGTCACGTCTCAGAAACATGATAATTCATGGGCTTGAAATGATTTTCTTCAG AGTGGGGATGACCATTGCAACTCATCCTGTCCAGACAATCATACTCAGCATTATCCCGCCTCTACTGCTGTCCATCGGTATCATGAAGTTCAAGTTTAACGAGGACTTCGCGGAACTCCTACTTCCACCATCCTCTCGGATCTTCGATGACCGCGCGTGGGTTCGCGAGCACGTGCCATTTGAGCAGCGGCCCATCCGGCTCATCCTTAAGAACGAGAACGTCCTTAGCAAGGAAAGCATTCTAGCG TTATACGACTTCCACACCAAGATAGAAGGGCTGCAGGTTCATGGAAACTATACGTTTGAGACCATGTGTGTAAG AATCCTGGGCCAATGTTTCGTTGACAGTTTGCTGGCCCTCTGGTTTAACCACCTGGAGCCGTTAGAGAAACTCACGGACGAAAAGATCATATATGAGATCAACACCGTCGAGaaaaa CCCTACATATTTCATGGACTTCAACGCGACCCGGATGTTGGGTTTGATCGAGCGGAACTCTTCGGGACACATCATGAAGGCGGGAGTCATGCACGCTGATTGGTTCATTCAATCAAGCACTGAG TTACGGCCGATCGCCAAAGAGCTGGAATATGCGGCCATTGACCTCGCACTGGGTGGCCACCCGGCCTTCAGTCTTATCAGTGTGTTTACGATGGACTC GTACGCGGAGGAGTTTTTTGGGGGCGTGTACGGCGACATCATTCTGATTGTGTACGGGTTCCCGGTAGTGCTGGTTTACATCATCATGGCGCTGGGCAAACCGAACCTCACTGAACACGGT GTTTTCCTGACTCTAGCGGCAATTGTGGGTGTGATCCTCTCGGCTGGGGCGTGCTTCGGGATCGGGTTGGCATGCGGCTTCCTGTTCGGGGCGCCACACCAGGCTCTCATCTTCCTGCTGCTTG CGGTTGGAGTGGACGATGCGTTTGTGATCATCACCACGTGGACGCGCATCAACAAGGCGCATATGAGGCGGCCTATCGAGGAGCGGGTCGCCATAACTATGCAGCACGCGGGTGTCTCTGTCACTGTCACGTCATTCTCAGACCTCGTAGCGTTCGCTTGCGGGATTTCTACG CAAATGCCCGTGCTCAAATCCTTCTGTATCTACTGCTCGTTCGGGATATTGTTCCTGTTCCTGATGCAGTCAACACTCTTCCCGGCATGCCTCACACTCAATCAACGCCGTATTGAGGCGCGGCGGGACGCGCTGGTTCCCTGTATACAATACTCTCCGGACTACGAGCCTATTGCTTGTAGCCAGAAAAACAGTGTCAAAGCCGGGATCAAGAAGTTTTTTGCGCCCTTGCTATTATCAAAAGTTGGAATG GCGTGCGTTTTATTGGCGACCCTTGGTGTTGCTGCGTTGATGGGGTTCAGTGTCAGCAGTCTCAAGAAAGGGTACGAGCTGGAGAAGAGTCTTCCGGCGGACTCCTATACCCGGGCTTTCCTCGAGTCACAACGCCTGTTCTTTTCTGCGGAGGGACCAGGCATCCAGACGTTCTGTG GTCCTATGGACTACCACCAGAAGCTGCCTATCCTAGACAGGATGTGCAATACCTACGTGAACAGCTCTTATGTCATGTACGGGCTCGTGGGTAACTGGATTCCGGTGTACAAGATGTATGTGGGGCTCTTTCACCCCTTTAAGCCCAAAAATGAAG ACGGTATACCAGAAGACGAAGACGAGTTCTATATCACGGTGAAAAAATTCTTTGAAAGCCCGCTTGGCATACCTTTCTCCAAATACATCGAGTTTACTGACGACACAGTGCCAAGGATTAGC TGGTCGTATTTCCCGATGCAGCAAATTGTCTCGACAGACGTGTGGGAGAATGAACACATCATGGAAGTGGTCCGCGGAATAGCAGACGACACGACCAAGGAGCTTGGAGGCGGGAAATGTTTCTGCTACTCCGTGTTTCATATATTCACCGAGGTTATCCGG TACGTGGACACGGAGATTATGAGGAACTTTCTCCTTGCGGGCGTGGCCATCTTTCTGGTCACACTgttgctgattgttgacattgtAACCAGCCTATTCGTACTCGTATGCGTCTGTCTCACTACG CTTGATATCATGGGAACCCTGGAACTGTGGGGCTTCTATCTGGATGTCAACATGGTGGTACTATTGATCATATCTATAGGACTGGCGGTGGATTTCTCTGCACACATCGGCTACACATTCATGACGCTCACAGGAACGCGAAAAG AACGTGCAACCCATACAATAGAGCAAATCGGTCCGGCCATCTTGCACGGAGCAGTCACTACTTTTCTTGTGTTTTTCGTTCTAATCTTTGGCAGGTCGCTCAACCAGTTCTTCGCG GTGTTCATTCTGGTGGTAGTGTATGGTTTATGGCACGGGCTGTGTTTCCTCCCGGTGGTGCTCTCTTTGCTTGGACCCGAGCCCTACTATAACGCCGGACCAGTAGGGACGTTGACTTCCGCCTTCCCGCCAACTTTAGATCAG